A region of Rattus rattus isolate New Zealand chromosome 7, Rrattus_CSIRO_v1, whole genome shotgun sequence DNA encodes the following proteins:
- the Sgpp1 gene encoding sphingosine-1-phosphate phosphatase 1, with product MSLGQRLALLAIRLQEPQRVASFQRLCGVEVPLGSPAAGEDAETEVRGAPGDPRRRARQSDADGSPAKPDCCGAPNGVRNGLAAEPGPTGPRRAGSLRRNSLTGEEGELAKVSNLPLYYLFCFGTELGNELFYIIFFPFWIWNLDPFVGRRLVIIWVLVMYLGQCTKDIIRWPRPASPPVIKLEIFYNSEYSMPSTHAMSGTAIPIAMILLTYGRWQYPLIYGLILIPCWSSLVCLSRIYMGMHSILDVIAGFLYTILILIIFYPLVDLIDNFNQTYKYAPLIIIGLHLILGIFSFTLDTWSTSRGDTAEILGSGAGIACGSHAAYNLGVSLDPSLHTLPLAIPPLTVTLFGKAILRVVIGMLLVLFIRDIMKKVTIPLACKLFGIPCHDLRQARQHMEVELPYRYITYGTVGFSITFLIPYIFSFIGIS from the exons ATGTCCCTGGGGCAGCGACTGGCTCTGCTAGCCATCCGTCTGCAGGAGCCGCAGCGGGTGGCGAGCTTCCAGCGTCTGTGTGGGGTGGAGGTGCCGCTCGGCAGCCCGGCGGCGGGCGAGGATGCAGAGACCGAGGTTCGCGGAGCCCCGGGAGACCCCCGGCGACGGGCACGGCAGTCGGACGCTGACGGCAGCCCGGCCAAGCCCGACTGCTGCGGTGCACCGAACGGCGTGCGCAACGGGCTGGCGGCCGAGCCGGGCCCGACCGGGCCCCGCCGCGCGGGCTCGCTGCGGCGCAACTCGTTGACGGGCGAGGAGGGCGAGCTGGCCAAAGTGAGCAACTTGCCGCTCTACTACCTGTTCTGCTTCGGCACCGAACTGGGCAACGAGCTCTTCTACATCATCTTCTTCCCCTTCTGGATCTGGAATCTCGACCCCTTTGTGGGCCGGAGGCTGGTGATCATCTGGGTGCTGGTCATGTACCTGGGCCAGTGCACCAAGGACATCATCCGTTGGCCGCGGCCGGCCTCGCCGCCGGTCATCAAGCTGGAGATCTTCTACAACTCGGAATACAGCATGCCCTCCACGCATGCCATGTCCGGCACTGCCATCCCCATCGCCATGATCCTGCTCACCTATGGCCGCTGGCAG tATCCTCTTATATACGGGCTGATTCTCATTCCCTGTTGGAGTTCTCTAGTTTGCCTAAGTAGAATCTACATGGGAATGCATTCCATCCTG GACGTCATTGCTGGATTCTTGTATACCATTTTAATCCTTATTATCTTCTACCCATTGGTGGACCTGATTGACAACTTCAACCAAACTTACAAATATGCCCCGCTCATCATCATCGGGCTTCACTTGATTTTGGGCATTTTTTCTTTCACCCTTGACACCTGGAGCACATCCCGAGGAGACACGGCTGAGATTCTGGGGAGTGGTGCTGGGATTGCCTGTGGCTCGCACGCCGCTTATAACCTGGGTGTATCCTTAGACCCTTCTCTGCACACGTTACCCTTAGCTATCCCCCCTCTTACGGTAACTCTGTTTGGAAAAGCCATATTACGGGTCGTCATAGGGATGTTGCTTGTACTGTTCATAAGAGATATCATGAAGAAGGTCACCATTCCTCTAGCCTGCAAACTCTTCGGTATTCCGTGTCATGACCTTCGCCAAGCAAGGCAGCACATGGAAGTGGAGCTGCCCTACCGGTATATTACCTACGGGACGGTTGGTTTCTCCATCACGTTTTTGATCCCCTACATATTTTCCTTTATCGGTATCTCTTGA